One part of the Roseomonas gilardii genome encodes these proteins:
- a CDS encoding M20 family metallopeptidase, translating into MRNTPRIWQLVDAKRDEMIALADRVWETPEPLYTEHRSAAAHVEALEQQGFRVETGVAGIPTAIMAEAGEGGPVIAILGEYDALPGLSQQAGLAEPKPVEGQNGAGHGCGHNLLGAGALFAATAVKDWLAERGIQGRVRYYGCPAEEGGAGKTFMVRAGLFDDADIAITWHPDSFAGVAPAIALANTRVDFTFTGRASHAAAAPELGRSALDAVELMNVGVNYMREHMNSEARVHYAILDAGGIAPNVVQPRAKVRYAIRNTDVAGMRALFERVRKIAEGAALMTETTLSVKVVSAFSNLVGNRPLEEAMQAEFDRLGPPEFDEADRAYAATIRGTLDQGDIRAAFRSAGLPFDPSMDLCDTIVPLDAPRKPAVGSTDVGDVSWVVPTVQAHGATCATGTPFHSWQLTAQGQSPHAHKGMIHAAKVMAATATAALENPEIIARAKADLARRLEGQRYESPIPSEIPPPLDMAKG; encoded by the coding sequence ATGCGCAACACCCCGCGCATCTGGCAACTCGTGGACGCGAAGCGGGACGAGATGATCGCCCTCGCCGACCGTGTCTGGGAAACGCCCGAACCCCTCTACACCGAGCACAGATCCGCCGCCGCCCATGTCGAGGCGTTGGAGCAACAGGGCTTCCGTGTCGAGACCGGCGTCGCCGGCATTCCCACCGCCATCATGGCGGAGGCCGGGGAGGGCGGCCCCGTCATCGCCATCCTGGGCGAATACGATGCCCTGCCAGGCCTGTCGCAGCAGGCCGGCCTCGCCGAGCCGAAGCCGGTGGAAGGCCAGAACGGCGCCGGCCACGGCTGCGGCCACAACCTCCTCGGCGCCGGCGCGCTCTTCGCCGCCACGGCGGTGAAGGACTGGCTGGCCGAGCGCGGTATCCAGGGCCGTGTCCGCTACTATGGCTGCCCCGCCGAGGAAGGCGGCGCCGGCAAGACCTTCATGGTCCGCGCCGGCCTCTTCGACGATGCCGACATCGCCATCACCTGGCACCCGGATTCCTTCGCTGGCGTCGCGCCCGCCATCGCGCTCGCCAACACCCGCGTGGACTTCACCTTCACCGGCCGTGCCTCGCACGCCGCCGCTGCACCGGAACTCGGCCGCTCCGCCCTCGATGCCGTCGAACTGATGAATGTCGGCGTCAACTACATGCGCGAGCACATGAACAGCGAGGCCCGCGTCCATTACGCCATCCTCGACGCCGGCGGCATCGCCCCCAACGTCGTGCAGCCCCGCGCCAAGGTCCGCTACGCCATCCGCAACACCGACGTCGCCGGCATGCGAGCGCTGTTCGAGCGCGTGCGGAAGATCGCCGAGGGCGCCGCGCTGATGACGGAAACCACGCTGTCGGTGAAGGTCGTCAGCGCCTTCTCCAACCTCGTCGGCAACCGCCCGCTGGAAGAGGCCATGCAGGCCGAGTTCGACCGCCTCGGCCCGCCGGAATTCGACGAGGCCGACCGCGCCTATGCCGCCACCATCCGCGGCACGCTGGACCAGGGCGACATCCGCGCCGCCTTCCGCAGCGCCGGCCTGCCCTTCGACCCGTCGATGGACCTCTGCGACACCATCGTGCCGCTCGACGCCCCCCGGAAGCCCGCCGTCGGCTCCACCGATGTGGGCGACGTCTCCTGGGTCGTCCCCACGGTGCAGGCCCATGGTGCCACCTGTGCCACAGGCACGCCCTTCCATTCCTGGCAGCTCACCGCCCAGGGACAGAGCCCCCATGCACACAAGGGCATGATCCACGCCGCCAAGGTGATGGCCGCCACCGCCACGGCGGCGCTGGAGAATCCGGAGATCATCGCCCGCGCCAAGGCCGACCTCGCCCGCCGCCTCGAAGGTCAGCGCTACGAAAGCCCCATCCCGTCCGAGATCCCGCCGCCGCTGGACATGGCCAAGGGCTGA
- a CDS encoding glycoside hydrolase family 28 protein: MHRLVPCFLPLALAVLAGTTGAHAQEGVPGESRTGPASATASHSCDPLAHGARGDGATDNTAAIQAAIDACSARGGGRVSFGDGVFLTGPIALKDHVTLELARGTRLRAVAQADRFVWAFIGRPFRPHEALISGVNVSDVGIIGEGTIDGQGAELWWPAAVAAREAMRAGAKSWGPGMEKVPASDGLPRPWLIEFYNARRVLLRGVHLTNAPMWTVALRYSEDVVMRDVRIANAPDSPNTDGIDIVSSRKVSLSNLSIDTGNDGIAIKAGLPGPDMPKRAARNITISNVRFGHGHGLAIGSELAHGVEHVRINGAHFTGTQYGIRIKAGRDRGGDVGDVLVRHARMTDVAVPISIDTSYPGEPREAAQTGSPAGTVATGNAVAGAMAARAEAAMPVTPLTPHIHDVTIQHLFASGARRAGLLAGLPEAPLRDIRLQHVSIASRGEGMVLRHVEGSFSGVKITAARGKPVEEGPKTQVAVLEAP, encoded by the coding sequence GAGCGCCACGGCGAGCCATAGCTGCGACCCGCTGGCGCATGGCGCCCGGGGTGACGGCGCCACCGACAACACCGCCGCGATCCAGGCGGCGATCGATGCCTGCTCGGCACGGGGCGGCGGGCGGGTGAGCTTCGGGGACGGGGTGTTCCTGACCGGACCGATCGCGCTGAAGGACCATGTGACGCTGGAACTGGCGCGCGGCACGCGGCTGCGCGCCGTGGCGCAGGCGGACCGCTTCGTCTGGGCCTTCATCGGCCGCCCCTTCCGCCCGCACGAGGCGCTGATCTCCGGGGTGAATGTCAGCGATGTCGGCATCATCGGCGAGGGCACGATCGACGGCCAGGGCGCGGAGCTGTGGTGGCCGGCGGCCGTGGCGGCGCGGGAGGCCATGCGGGCGGGGGCGAAGAGCTGGGGCCCGGGGATGGAGAAGGTGCCGGCCAGCGACGGGCTGCCGCGACCCTGGCTGATCGAGTTCTACAACGCCCGGCGGGTGTTGCTGCGGGGCGTCCATCTGACCAACGCGCCGATGTGGACGGTGGCGCTGCGTTATTCCGAGGATGTGGTGATGCGCGACGTGCGGATCGCCAATGCGCCGGATTCGCCGAACACGGACGGCATCGACATCGTGTCCTCGCGCAAGGTGTCGCTGTCGAACCTCTCCATCGATACGGGCAATGACGGCATCGCCATCAAGGCCGGCCTGCCGGGCCCCGACATGCCGAAGCGCGCGGCGCGCAACATCACCATCAGCAACGTGCGCTTCGGCCACGGGCATGGGCTGGCGATCGGCAGCGAGTTGGCGCATGGCGTGGAGCATGTGCGGATCAACGGCGCCCATTTCACCGGGACGCAGTACGGCATCCGGATCAAGGCCGGGCGGGACCGGGGCGGCGATGTCGGCGACGTGCTGGTGCGGCATGCGCGGATGACGGATGTGGCGGTGCCGATCTCGATCGACACCTCCTATCCGGGCGAGCCACGGGAAGCGGCCCAAACGGGGAGTCCGGCAGGTACCGTGGCCACCGGGAATGCCGTGGCCGGGGCGATGGCCGCGCGGGCGGAAGCCGCCATGCCGGTGACGCCGCTGACACCGCATATCCACGACGTCACGATCCAGCACCTCTTCGCCAGCGGCGCGCGCCGGGCGGGACTGCTGGCCGGGCTGCCGGAGGCGCCGCTGCGCGACATCCGCCTGCAACATGTCAGCATCGCCTCGCGCGGCGAAGGGATGGTGCTGCGGCATGTCGAGGGCAGCTTCAGCGGGGTGAAGATCACCGCCGCCCGGGGGAAGCCCGTCGAGGAAGGGCCGAAGACCCAGGTGGCGGTGCTGGAGGCGCCCTGA